In a single window of the Antedon mediterranea chromosome 1, ecAntMedi1.1, whole genome shotgun sequence genome:
- the LOC140061043 gene encoding alpha-2,8-sialyltransferase 8B-like, translating to MMTTLCRRYMKCVAQQNTLKLSSRSLVVVFVAAFILVNMLLLHWMKFDNDENPSENEWNSFQRKMYRPDIRVHIDSELRRHIDVDKFETLRSIISSLGLSANQTIVPYDVNIDRRKNISRKATCAIVGSSGILTGSGCGYEIDQHQFVIRENLAKTDNFEYDVGNRTDLMTSNKALTQVLDHCLRGREIDCYLEYRDRLVALNNVYFLIITFRDWGNSDQKRFVKFIRRARNENLSLDIRIPNKPIKSIIKALWSLKNDTSSGLMIFTIATTFCDKISLYGFYPFDTSPTGERLRNHYYNYGSWKGVHDMKKEYRLYQKLHKEGIIRHVVGRCR from the exons ATGATGACAACGTTATGCAGAAGATACATGAAATGTGTCGCACAGCAAAAT ACATTAAAGTTGAGCTCACGTAGCCtggttgttgtttttgttgccGCTTTTATTTTGGTGAATATGTTACTATTGCATTGGATGAAGTTTGATAATGATGAGAATCCAAGTGAAAACGAATGGAATTCCTTTCAAAG GAAAATGTATCGTCCTGATATTAGAGTTCACATCGATTCTGAGTTACGTCGTCATATAGATGTAGATAAGTTTGAAACACTCAG GAGTATCATCTCAAGTTTGGGATTATCGGCTAATCAAACAATTGTACCGTATGACGTCAATATCGACAGGCGAAAGAATATCTCAAGAAAAGCAACATGCGCAATAGTTGGCAGCTCAGGAATATTGACGGGTAGTGGGTGCGGCTACGAAATCGACCAGCACCAGTTTGTAATACGTGAAAACCTAGCAAAGACTGATAACTTTGAGTATGACGTAGGAAATAGAACAGACTTGATGACGTCAAACAAGGCTCTTACGCAAGTTCTGGATCATTGCTTAAGGGGGAGGGAAATAGACTGCTATCTGGAATATCGTGATCGTCTTGTTGccttaaataatgtttattttttaattattacatttcGTGATTGGGGAAATTCCGATCAAAAACGATTTGTAAAGTTCATAAGACGAGCTAGAAATGAAAATCTGTCATTGGATATTCGTATACCAAATAAGCCGATAAAATCAATCATCAAGGC GTTGTGGAGCCTTAAGAATGATACATCTAGTGGATTGATGATATTCACCATAGCAACGACGTTCTGCGATAAGATCTCGCTTTATGGATTTTACCCGTTCGACACCAGTCCTACAGGCGAGAGGCTCCGGAACCATTACTACAATTACGGGTCGTGGAAAGGAGTGCATGACATGAAGAAGGAGTACCGGCTCTATCAGAAACTGCATAAAGAGGGAATAATCAGACATGTCGTTGGTAGATGTAGATAA
- the LOC140061051 gene encoding uncharacterized protein has product MDGNTEEHNVNNQGLNIQLGRELETCSRDTSPDTSSDAITSQLSRLSINISAGNRGVEICGIDEADGAVEESTSIHSRQMHNSNHSFYSDCISKRKTRQERLNVNLVRLKPHVSISINTVNENHSRRSVNENLNSYMVIRQRTFHGFPRTRREMKTLPLTDPRDSASYWLHRSKTDLFIERRREKFNNQKRSESQTGLNGMTFGYLVENLPRSHSSGHVASSSSSRQRSLGNFSARSCPPDFNSDRLPPLSRPDRTKQFLKADFIESQNSSHCESSTKKIVRRNKLSSTCLPLKVWEPSLDVSFMLNKRN; this is encoded by the coding sequence ATGGATGGAAACACAGAAGAACATAATGTGAACAACCAGGGGTTGAATATTCAACTCGGACGCGAACTAGAAACTTGCTCGAGAGATACGAGTCCGGATACAAGTTCTGACGCTATCACCTCGCAACTATCGAGGCTTAGTATTAACATTAGTGCAGGAAATCGAGGGGTTGAAATCTGCGGGATAGATGAAGCCGATGGCGCAGTGGAGGAGAGTACATCTATACATAGCCGTCAAATGCACAATAGCAATCATTCATTTTATTCCGATTGTATTTCAAAACGCAAAACGCGTCAAGAAAGACTAAATGTTAATCTAGTTCGTCTAAAACCTCATGTAAGTATCAGTATTAATACTGTGAATGAAAATCACTCAAGGAGATCCGTTAATGAAAATCTGAACTCGTATATGGTTATAAGACAGCGAACTTTTCATGGTTTTCCTAGGACTCGTCGAGAAATGAAAACCCTCCCACTGACTGACCCAAGAGATTCCGCAAGTTATTGGCTCCACCGATCTAAAACGGATTTATTTATTGAAAGACGCAGAGAGAAATTTAACAATCAAAAAAGGAGTGAATCTCAGACTGGATTGAATGGAATGACGTTTGGATATTTGGTAGAAAACTTACCCAGGTCACACTCCAGTGGTCACGTTGCGTCGTCGTCATCGTCGCGGCAACGTTCCCTTGGTAATTTTTCTGCTCGCAGTTGTCCACCTGATTTTAATTCAGACAGACTACCACCTTTATCTAGGCCAGACAGAACGAAGCAATTTTTAAAAGCTGATTTTATTGAATCTCAAAATTCATCCCATTGTGAAAGTTCGACTAAGAAAATAGTACGTAGAAATAAGTTGAGTTCGACATGCTTGCCTCTTAAAGTTTGGGAGCCATCTTTGGATGTGTCTTTTATGCTAAACAAAAGGAATTAA